AAAGAAAAATATTTTGAAAAATCTGTAGTGTTGTACAAATTTGCGCTTGAGCATAATCTGTATTTTCAGAATAACAAATATTTGCTTCCTTATATGTATCACAATATTGTGAAGAATGCAACGTACATAGGGGATAATAAGTGGGCTTATAACTTTATTTTTGAATACAAAAATAAAGTCCCGCCGGAAGTAAGAAAGGAAGTAGTGAATGTATCATACGCAAAATATTATTTTGAAACAGGGGACCTGGATTCAGCATTAAAACACATTAATAAAATTAATCCACAGAATGCTCAATTAAAGTTTGAAGTGCTTACATTATTTATTAAGATCTTTTATGAACTGGATTATGTTGAAAGTGTCTATTCATCAATCGAGTCCTTAAAGAGATTTGTCAAAACCAATAATTCGCTTGCTCCATCATTTATTACCGGCGGAAAATATTTTTCAACTTACATGCGCAAATTTATGGACCTTAAAGAGAAGTTCAGGAAGAACGATCTGGATTATCTCAGAAAAGAAATCAGTTCTATACAGGATTTCGGTTTAATTAACCGGAAGTGGATTTTACAGAAAATTGACGCCGTTTTAAAGAAAAGATAAATAGTTGAAACTATTGCGGGATTTTTGCTGTACAATATCAGTAAATACCCGGAACCCGAGTATTTTACATAATTTATTCTAAAAAGAAATTTCGATATATTAAATAAAAATCATTATGAGCGACTTACAAACACAACTAAATACGGTTAAAGCAAACGAATCGTGGCTTGAAAAAATCAAACGCTATATTCCAGGTTATGACGGATATGTAAATAAAGATAATGCAAGAGAGCTTGATACGATTGTAAGAAATCAGCTTGCAGCTAATCTTGAAGCAAATAAAACAAGAATAAAAAATGCTGTTTCAAGTCTTTCTAAAAACGGAAGACTTTTTGAAACAAGTGATATAGATAAGATCGATAAAAAGAATGAGAACTGTATTGCTCAGTTTAAATCAGCAGCGCGCGGTTACAGCGGAGCATTTGACGTTGTTAAAATAAAAGAAGATAAGCTGAACAGGATTTACGAATTTGATAACGCGCTTTTAACAGATGTTGAAAACATTAACGCTTTATTTGCTGCTTTAGAAAACAATGCTGCGGCAAATCTTGACGTTTCTCCCGATGTTGCAAAAGTTTCTTCAGCTTTAGATGAGCTGCTAAGGAAATTTCAGGAAAGAGAAAATCTGCTGCACGCTTTTAATTAACATCATTCAAAAAGAAAATTTAAATTTAATTATATGGCACTTTTAGATGTAATACAATTTTTTGATGAAACAGGAAAAACCATGGTTCATCGTGAGCCGCAGGACGGTTCATCTGCAATAAGATTAGGTTCGCAGTTAATTGTTCAGGACTCACAGTCAGCTTTATTTTATCGTGACGGTAAAGTTCTCGATGAATTTACGGCAGGAAGACATACCTTAACGACTGAAAATATTCCGCTGCTTACGAAATTAATAAGCCTTCCGTTCGGCGGAACATCGCCGTTCCAGGCACAGGTGTACTTCCTTTCAATGAAGAAATTCATTGACTTGAAATGGGGTACAAAGTCACCTATAAATTTCAGAGACAGTGAGCTTACCTATGTTCAGCTAAGAGCATCTGGTAAATTCTCCATTAGAATTACAAATCCGAGACAATTCATGCTGGAAATAGTTTCCACACAGGGATTATTTACAACGAATGACATCGAAGATTATTTAAGAGATGCAATCGTTTCAAGACTGAACAGCGTACTTGGTAAAAATCTCAAAACGGTGTTTGAGCTCGGACAATATTTTGCGCAGATTGAATCGGGAGTGAAAGCTGAAGTTGCTGACTTCTTCAATGCTATGGGTATAGAGCTTACCGATTTAATTATCGTTGGTATTGTGCCACCGGATGAAGTACAGGAAAAAATCAATGAGAGAAGTTCAATGGGTGCGCTTGGAAATCTTGACCAGTATATGAAATTCAAAACTGCTACAGCAATTGAAAAGGCTGCAGAGAATGAAGGCGGCGGCGGAACGGCAGGACTTGGAGTCGGACTTGGCGCTGGAATGCAGATGGCAAATATGATGGGACAAAGTATGAATCAAAACAATAATCAGAACCAGCAGAACAACCAGCAAAATCAGCAGCAGGCAAAAATGTCTGTTGATGAAATAATGAGCGCGATAGAAAAATTAGGAAAGATGAGAGATGCAAAGCTTATAACGGATGAGGAGTTTGATACAAAGAAAAAAGAACTTTTAGCAAAAATGTAAAACATGGCTCAACAAGTTTTAGATAAAGTTCGTTGTCCTCAATGTGGCGCGGATAACGATCTGCCCGTTGACGAGAAATTTCTTGAGTGTGCTTACTGCGGTTCGGCTATTTACGTTGATAAACGCAAAGTCGTAACGCACTTTGTTGTAGCATGCAATTTCAATAAGCAGGATGCAGAAGGTAACTTACGAAGATGGATGGCAGGCAATTTTCATGTAAAGGATTTAGATAAGCTGGCTCAGATATCACAGGTGAATTTCTATTATTTCCCTATGTGGTATTTTAAATCTAAAGATACTTCATCCGAAAAAATTTATCTTCAGCCTGCAACATCTACGTCCATATCTGAAATTAAAAAAATCAATATTCCTGCAGGAAGCCTGAAGGTATTTAAAGAAAAAGAATTCAATGCTTCTGAATTCATTGTTCCCGATGTAATGTACGATGCTGCGCAAAGCTGGCTGCAGCAGTCAGGTGTGAATCTTGATACGATAGCAGAGTCTGACTTAGTCCACATTCCATTTTATCAATTCTATTATACATATAAAGGACAGCAGTACACTGCATTAGTTGAAGCATCTTCAGGTAAAGTATATGCAAATGTCTGGCCGACAAAATCAGAAGCGCCGTTCAGAGTAATGTTCGGTGTTGGTATATTTGTTTTTCTGGTAATGAGTCTGATATCTTTCGCAATTGGTTTTATGATTGAGAAAAAAGCGGCAGTAGCACTGGTCTCGGGAGAAATGATAAAATTTCCTTTGTATATAGTTGCAGCAGTTCCGCTTATAGTAATTGCATATTTCATAGCTAAAAAAGTTTAATTAGAGATTTAATGGATACAACGGTAACAGCTCCTGTAAAAAAAGAGAAAGTTATAAAGGGCATAACATGTCCTGCATGTAATGGCGAGCTTGATTTAAAAGAGGGCATAAAAACATTCAACTGTAAATACTGCGGAACACTTCTTGCCGTAAAAGGAGAGAGCGGCGCCGCAAAATATTATGTACCGAAGACCATAAAAAAAGAAGATGCTATAGGCAGGACTTTCAACTGGCTGGATAAAGGTATTTCAAAAGCTAAAGGCCTGAAGGCAAGCTCAAAGATTGATGAGGCGTTCTTAACTTATATTCCTTACTGGAGAGTCAGAGCCGATGTAGTCGGCTGGGTGTTCGGTCAGGAAAGAAGGACAAGAACGGTTAACAACAGAACTGAAACATATTACGTTGACGTAGAGAAAAAAATTCAGCAGTCGTTTGATAGAACATTTCCTGCATGCGATGTTGCAGAGCTTGGAGTTAAGCAGGTAAATCTCACAGGGGATGAACTGCTTCCCGTTGATGTTGAAAGCCTTCAGCAGGACGGAATGATGTTCAATATCGTTTCCTCAGAAAAAGAAATTTATGACTATGCAAAAGATAATTTTGCCTCGATGGCAAGAGCTTCTGCAAATGTTGACAGAGTTTCATTCGAGCATTATGATTTAGTAAGAGATGATTTGAATGTTGTTTATTATCCTTTATGGGTAGTGCGTTATGTTTTTCAGAACAGAACATACCAGGTTATTGTTGACGGTCAGGATGGAACAATCTGCTACGGTAAAGCCCCGGGTAATAATTTATTCCGAGCCGTTATGGGAATTCTTGGAGTCGGCGCAGGCATGTACCTGGCAACTTTATTTGGTGCATTTGCCATAGGAGAAAGCTCAGGGAAAGGCGCACTCGTTGCGTACATAGTAGCTCTTGTTGCAGGAATATTTTTAATTAAATGGGGATACAAAAAATTCAGATACGGCGGCGAGATAGAAGAAGGAACAGGAATAATCGAAGAGAAGGCAGTGACTCCGGTGAAGACACAGTCCAGCCAGGGATTTGATATAGCTAAAGATGTCGTAACTTCAGTTGCAATTGGAAGCGTAATGGATGCTGTGTTCAGACAGATGCGAAGATAAATTTTAAACTCCAAAATTTTAACAATGTCAGATTTTAAATTAGTTGCCATAAAATGTAAATCATGTGATAGCGGACTTGTTGTCTCGCTTAACGATAATATAACTTATTGTCAGAGCTGTGGAAGCGGATGGGAAATTATTGACGGTGAGCTTCATCCGATTGAAATAAATTTTGCTGCCGCAGCAATGCGCGGAGACGGCGAGCTTGTTTACAAACCATTCTGGCTGGTGACAGCTAACATAAATATTCTGGAGCGGGAATCATCCGGAGGATTTTTCTCTAATCTCTTCGGCGGCTCTAAAGAGCAAACTTCCGGCACAATAAAATTTTATATTCCCGCTTTTACATGCGAGCTTGAAAAAATGAAAAATCTTGCGCTTGCATTTACAAGCTCAAATCCCGTTGCATCACCTCAGAAATTTAATACCAGACTTGTAGGCTTCAACTACGGTAAAGAAGATGCAAAAAAACTTGCTGAATTTTTATTGATAACAATTGAAGCAGAGAAATCCGATACAATAAAAACTTTCCGCTACGATATGAATTTTGAAAAGCTTGAGATACTGGGTATTCCATTCTACCGCCTTCCTAATAACAAAATGAAAGATGCGTTAATGGGAATAGAAATTTAATCAATGATTATCTTTTTATTTTTCTTAACCATTTCATCTTAAAACTCAGGTTTTACTACTAAGCACGTCCGTATTTTCAAAGAACTAAATTATTGTAAAAACTTATATCGAAAATTACGCCCCCTCGTAAGTTTTGGCTTAACCTGTTGATTTATCAGAAATGCGTTTGTAAGATTTTTCACTTCCCCTCTTCCTGAAATTCATTTCTTCCTTATCGGTCAATTTTTCTTTTTCGTATGTTCTGTAAGGGAGCGGCTGAGGCGGATTTGCCTTTAGCTGCTTCACTTCACTCTCCGGCAAAGCGTTTGTATTTGCGCCTTCAAGATATGCATCTTCCCTGTCCAGTCCTTTATGAAACATTTTTCTGATGCTTGAGTATCCCCACTCCGATGTGCTTAAAATATATTCATCATCTTTCTTTTTACTCTGTGTATATTTTTTCTGCGGTGCTGTGCCGTTTTGCGGAAAAGTCGCGAGATACCACTTAGTAGTTTCCTTATCGTTGCAGATTATTGCATCAAATATATTGAGCTGGGCGTAATCATAAATGCGCGATTTTTCCTGCTCAAGCATTTCCAATATGTCACAGTTCTCCGGCTTATGAATGAATTGCGAGACGGCTGCGCGCGTTACACGCAGGTCATCTGCAACCCGCTGAATTATTCCGAACGAAAAAGGAACTCTGGATATGACTTCTTTTCTTGTGAGTTTCATATAGTGATGTAATTTTAAGATTTCAAAAAATTACAAAATAATAATAACAGTTTTTTAAAAACATACGGGTGAACCTATTAGCACTAATAGGGAAGAAAAGAAAAAAAGCGCTTGACAGAAAACTTTAAACTTATGGATTAATTAGATGCGTATAGGGATTTGCAAAGTCATAATTAAAATTATCAAGTCTTCTCCAGAATTGAGTGCGGTTTATTTTGCATTCAATTTCATTGCTGTGGAGCTTTAAAGTTTTTTTATAATTGTAGGGGTCGGCAATTTCCAATTCTGCTCTTATTTTAGTTTCAAAATCACCTTCAAATATAGGGAATATGTATTGCTGAGCGTTATTTTTTGAGAGCATTATCGGAACGTAATCAAAATCAATAAAAAAATTAAACTGTCCTTCAATATATTTCCACTCTTCTTTTTCATTCAGTGCCTGAAGACGGATATTTATAAATTCCGTTATACCAACCTTAACAACGGTATCATAGGTATTTATTATGTACATTTCAAATGCTTTAAATCGATTAGAAAGCAGAACAGCATCTTTATCATTTACAAACAATGTTATCCCCTTTTGCTTAATTTTACTTTTATTAAAATCTATTGTTCTTTTTCCTTTAACACGGCTTGGTTCATAGTTCATCTCTTTTATGTAATCAATATTTATTACAGATTCTTCCGGAAATAATTTTGATTTGTAAATAAGCCTGCGGGATTTATTAAAACAATAATAATAAGATGAATCGAATGCTGATAATGTCCCGTTTTTGTTGATTATAAAACGGAACACGTTTGTAACAGTATCTTTCTTTTGAAGGTCATTCCCTATAAAAATTGAAACAACCGGAGTTTTGTAGTAAAAATTTCCCGATTCTTTAAAGAATAATATTCTTCTTTTTAAATTCCAGTTTCCGTATTCCTCCAGCGAGTAAATTTCTTTTTCCTGATAAGGAATAAGCTCATTACCTTTAGTATCATATAATGCGTATAAAGAATTTTTTTGAAGTATAATATAATTTTTATCGTTGTTTTCAGTTTTTATAAGATCGTAGGCATTTGTATCTATAATCCTTTCCCCCATATCATTCATTAAAACACTTTTTTTCCAACCTGTATAATTCACAAGAAAAGTATTTTCTGTTAAAGGTTGTATATAAAAGATTTGTTTATCTATGTAAATTTTTTTATTTCCGTTTAAAATAATTGCTGATGAATCATCTTTATAATTTCTGTTTATTATAACTGCGGCAGTATCATTCAGCAAAGTAAATGTATAATCGTTGCTGTAATTCTTAAAATCAAAATCAAAAATTTTAAGTTCTCCGGTCTTGCTTACGTAACCTTTTTTTTCGGTACCTGCAGAATCGCCGTATAGAGTTACCCTTACTCTGCCATTGCTTACGGAAGCATATTTATATTTCTCAGGGGTAACAATAAAATTAAATTCAGAATTGATAACAGATACTTCGTACTCAGGTCCGTTTTTAATATTACCTGAAGGGATAATTTTGTAAACAGATGCAACTCCGTTTTCAAATTCGCCTATCTCGGAAAAAACAGTATCGATTATAAATTCTCCTTTTGAATTTATAATTCCGCTGTGCTTGTAATATGTTTTAACAATTGCTGCTGAATCAGTAATGAATTTTACTGATGAGTAATTAGGAAAAAAAATTTCTTTTCCGTCTGCGAATAAAAAACCTGCGGTGCTGTCTTTATAAATAAGCGCAGTACCGTTTCTAAAGCTTTCTGCATAGTCATATTTAGGCTGAACAACGTATACGCCCTTTGTATTTATAAAGCCGTACTTGCCGGAAATTCTTGCTGCTGCGGGACCATCATAAAAATCATATGCGTTTGCAAATACAGGCTTGATAGCAACTTTTCCCGTTGTATCAATATATCCGACTTTGCCTTCAGAAAAAATTCTTATTAATGAGTTACCATATGCAATATCTTCTGGCGATTGCAAAATTGATTGCGCTGAGGAAATTAAGGGAAGAGAAAAAATAAGGATAAAAATGAGGAGAAGAAATGCGAGAGAGAACTTTGATTTCTTCATGATAATATTATAAGTTACTTAATTAAAATATACAAATACTTTTGGAATAAGTAAAGAGTTATTGTTTATAAAAATCCTTGTGGATTAAATCTTTGTGTTTGTTCTCACGTATAAATAATAAACGGCTGACACAATTTTAGCAGTAAATAAAAACAGGCGATGTTAGTTTTTATTAAATCAGTTCACACATTTATATGGCTTGTAATGACCTGCGCAAACTTTCTTGCGTTTTACTTTGCTTATATAGGAATGTTTGATATGTGGTTCTGGATTCCATGCCTGCTGATAGTCTCTGAAATATTTATTATTCTTTTTAATAACTGGAGATGCCCTATAACACCTATAGCGGAGAAATATACAACTGACAGAAAAAGTAATTTTGATATTTACCTTCCCGAATGGCTTGCAAAAAATAACGTGAAAATATTTTCAGTGATAATTGTAGTGGAGATATTGATTGTGAGTGTGAAAGGAGTTTTTAAGTAGTTAACCATCCCCTCCTTATTAAAGAGGGGAAAGTAATTTGCAAAAAGAATTTTACGGACAACTGACAACGAATAACAAATAACGACCAACTATTTCCCCATCATCTTTTCATTAAACTCATTGCTTTTGCCTCTGGGAATTGTGAGTGAGTTCCAGTTATCCTTTGCAAGAAATCTTGCCAGGTAAACTATCTGACCTATGTGATATCCGTAATGATATATCTGTCTGTTGATTGCCTGAATTACAGTGTGCGGCTCTTTTCTTATCATAACGACTTTTGATAAATCGTTTTCAGTGAGAGAGTTGAGCGCGTTGAAAAGACATTCCCATCCTTTTTCCCATCTTTCCTTTATGTCGTCTGTATCTGTATAAAAAATTCTTTCGAATTCAGAATCTCTGTGACGCCATTCTTTTTCACCGTCCGTTGTAAGGAAGTCAGTCCAGCGTGAAAGCATATTACCGGAAAGGTGTTTTATAATTGTGGCAATGCTGTTTGATTGCTCGTTAGGCTCAAAGAAAAAATCTTCATCTTTTATCTGCGCCATTGCTTTATCGCCGGCTTTTTTTATATCGTGAAAGTTCTTTATTGCATTGGTAAGATAGTCAAGCCCGATTGACATTTGTTCCATATTCAAAAATTCTATATTCCAAAAATTATTTTGGAAAGTTACTTAAGAAATGAAATAAAATGAATATAAAAAATAAATCCGGACAGTTGCCGCACCGCCCGGATTTTTAGGAGAGTTAACCAACAACAAATGATTTATTACTTCATGAGTATCATTTTTTTTACATCGGTAAATCCGTTCACGTTCATCCTGTAAAAATATGTTCCTCCCGGCAAGCCTGTAGCATTAAAACCTATCAGATAGCTTCCGGCAGTTTTATACTCGTTTACAATATTCAAAACTTCCTTTCCAAGTACATCATACAAAACAATATTTACAAATCCTTCTTCAGCAACATTGTATTTTATGTTTGTTGACGGATTGAAAGGATTTGGAAAATTTTGTGCCAGTTCATAACTTTTAATTACTGTATTGTTAGGGGTTGTATTTACTAATGTACCTGAACATCCTGCGGCAACCCAGATGTTGATAGGACCGTTTTCAGGATACAGTGCAAAGCAGCTGTCATTATCTGCAAACCTGTAACCTGCACGAGGACCAACGGTTTCCGAGGTTGCATCAATTGCATTCATCTTTGATAAGTGAGTTGTTACTCCTTGTGAATTTACTGTGACATAATGAATGTTATCAATGGCGCTGCTTGTTTCGAAAGTGAAGTAGTGCATGTTTGAATTTCTTCTTCCCATTATATCGGGCGGGTAATTCGGGTCTGTGCCGCTTCCCCAGAGTGTACTTTCACCTGCAAGCACTGCAAAGTTTCCGAAGTTCAATGTTCTGAAATACTTAACATTCCAGTTTGAAGAAGTGAGCTGCCTGAATACACAAATTACACTTCCGTTAGTATTTCCATTGGAAGATAATCTTGCATGTGATTTCGGATCAGTGGTGTTAGAGCCGTATTGATAGTGTCCCTGAGTTGGTGGTGTACCGTTTATATCGGATTTTGCAAAAAATATTCTGTTGCTATCAGGAACTCCGCTGAACGATACTACAAGGGAATCGCTGGTGCCGTTTCTTATATAGGCAATATCAGAGTAAAGTGTTCTGTAATAATTTGCAGGGGCTACTGCGCATTGCCACCAGTAATTTCCTGACATGTAGGAAACTGCCGGCGCTGTTGCAGCGTAAGGATTTGTTATTCTTGCGAATCTTTGTGTGTTAACTCTTATGCTGGTAGCACTTACTGAATCATAAGAACAGACCAGATATAAATAAGCGTTGCTAGGATAATTTGCGTTGTCGGAAGTGATTCTTATATTATAGTATCTTCGTGTGGCTTCAACATCCGGCCATGAGAGAACAAAAAATGCTCCTGCGAATGTAGGTGCCTGCAATACTATACCGCCTGTTAAATATGTGCTTGTTGTTGAAGATCTGTATCCGTAAACAGTCCAGATATATTTTTGTCCGGTGGTATTTTCAATGATTTCCATATCAAGATCTTCATAGGAGATCTTGTCTGTTCCGCCCAGTGAGGCATATGCATATCCTGTCCACGATAATCCGCCGTCAGTAGAGTAAGTCCAGCGTAAAGAATCAGGACTGCTGGCATTTGCGGAATATACGTAGCATACCCATATCTTACCTGCTGTAGTTCCTCTTTCTTCAACGGCAATTGCCATAGCTTTAAGAGTTACTGC
The genomic region above belongs to Bacteroidota bacterium and contains:
- a CDS encoding T9SS type A sorting domain-containing protein; this translates as MKTCTLFFLFILMMFALMNTTSIFSQELTPNNTALQIYQGNNTTSYNDITGLRAVKEKSQTEINLIEQIKNLKAADNSANRNQLSELERRLALERGDKFSEDSYIGGTISPAPENTHPQIDLIGNTRILNNPAVTLKAMAIAVEERGTTAGKIWVCYVYSANASSPDSLRWTYSTDGGLSWTGYAYASLGGTDKISYEDLDMEIIENTTGQKYIWTVYGYRSSTTSTYLTGGIVLQAPTFAGAFFVLSWPDVEATRRYYNIRITSDNANYPSNAYLYLVCSYDSVSATSIRVNTQRFARITNPYAATAPAVSYMSGNYWWQCAVAPANYYRTLYSDIAYIRNGTSDSLVVSFSGVPDSNRIFFAKSDINGTPPTQGHYQYGSNTTDPKSHARLSSNGNTNGSVICVFRQLTSSNWNVKYFRTLNFGNFAVLAGESTLWGSGTDPNYPPDIMGRRNSNMHYFTFETSSAIDNIHYVTVNSQGVTTHLSKMNAIDATSETVGPRAGYRFADNDSCFALYPENGPINIWVAAGCSGTLVNTTPNNTVIKSYELAQNFPNPFNPSTNIKYNVAEEGFVNIVLYDVLGKEVLNIVNEYKTAGSYLIGFNATGLPGGTYFYRMNVNGFTDVKKMILMK
- a CDS encoding DUF1572 family protein, which produces MSIGLDYLTNAIKNFHDIKKAGDKAMAQIKDEDFFFEPNEQSNSIATIIKHLSGNMLSRWTDFLTTDGEKEWRHRDSEFERIFYTDTDDIKERWEKGWECLFNALNSLTENDLSKVVMIRKEPHTVIQAINRQIYHYGYHIGQIVYLARFLAKDNWNSLTIPRGKSNEFNEKMMGK
- a CDS encoding SPFH domain-containing protein; the protein is MALLDVIQFFDETGKTMVHREPQDGSSAIRLGSQLIVQDSQSALFYRDGKVLDEFTAGRHTLTTENIPLLTKLISLPFGGTSPFQAQVYFLSMKKFIDLKWGTKSPINFRDSELTYVQLRASGKFSIRITNPRQFMLEIVSTQGLFTTNDIEDYLRDAIVSRLNSVLGKNLKTVFELGQYFAQIESGVKAEVADFFNAMGIELTDLIIVGIVPPDEVQEKINERSSMGALGNLDQYMKFKTATAIEKAAENEGGGGTAGLGVGLGAGMQMANMMGQSMNQNNNQNQQNNQQNQQQAKMSVDEIMSAIEKLGKMRDAKLITDEEFDTKKKELLAKM
- a CDS encoding WG repeat-containing protein, yielding MQSPEDIAYGNSLIRIFSEGKVGYIDTTGKVAIKPVFANAYDFYDGPAAARISGKYGFINTKGVYVVQPKYDYAESFRNGTALIYKDSTAGFLFADGKEIFFPNYSSVKFITDSAAIVKTYYKHSGIINSKGEFIIDTVFSEIGEFENGVASVYKIIPSGNIKNGPEYEVSVINSEFNFIVTPEKYKYASVSNGRVRVTLYGDSAGTEKKGYVSKTGELKIFDFDFKNYSNDYTFTLLNDTAAVIINRNYKDDSSAIILNGNKKIYIDKQIFYIQPLTENTFLVNYTGWKKSVLMNDMGERIIDTNAYDLIKTENNDKNYIILQKNSLYALYDTKGNELIPYQEKEIYSLEEYGNWNLKRRILFFKESGNFYYKTPVVSIFIGNDLQKKDTVTNVFRFIINKNGTLSAFDSSYYYCFNKSRRLIYKSKLFPEESVINIDYIKEMNYEPSRVKGKRTIDFNKSKIKQKGITLFVNDKDAVLLSNRFKAFEMYIINTYDTVVKVGITEFINIRLQALNEKEEWKYIEGQFNFFIDFDYVPIMLSKNNAQQYIFPIFEGDFETKIRAELEIADPYNYKKTLKLHSNEIECKINRTQFWRRLDNFNYDFANPYTHLINP
- a CDS encoding zinc ribbon domain-containing protein → MAQQVLDKVRCPQCGADNDLPVDEKFLECAYCGSAIYVDKRKVVTHFVVACNFNKQDAEGNLRRWMAGNFHVKDLDKLAQISQVNFYYFPMWYFKSKDTSSEKIYLQPATSTSISEIKKINIPAGSLKVFKEKEFNASEFIVPDVMYDAAQSWLQQSGVNLDTIAESDLVHIPFYQFYYTYKGQQYTALVEASSGKVYANVWPTKSEAPFRVMFGVGIFVFLVMSLISFAIGFMIEKKAAVALVSGEMIKFPLYIVAAVPLIVIAYFIAKKV